TATCTGTATCTGCTCCATAACCCCTTGCTATCCTTCCTTTCTCTTCAAGTGAGACCATAACCTCTCCAAGGGCATCTGTGCCACCGGTAATGCTTTTTACCTCGTATTTTAAAAGAGAGCTTTTTGTCTTTGTTAGCTCTTGTATTGCCTTGTATGTAGCA
This region of bacterium genomic DNA includes:
- a CDS encoding alpha-isopropylmalate synthase regulatory domain-containing protein, which translates into the protein ATYKAIQELTKTKSSLLKYEVKSITGGTDALGEVMVSLEEKGRIARGYGADTDIITASAKAYINAINRLVTKNVK